Within the Deltaproteobacteria bacterium genome, the region AGCGACGAAGGCGGTGGGGGGACCTGTGCCGGCGGAAGATCAGGCGCCGGCTTCCCGCGACTGATCGACGTGAGTGACCTCAAGAATCCGCGGACCGTCGCCAAGCTGCAGCTCGATATCCAGGACCCGGCCTACTGTGCGGACGCCCTCGCGGCGCCCATCGCTGCCAGCGGACCGAGCGCGTTCTTTGGGACGTTCTTCAATCACTCCTGCCACTACTGCAACGTGGACGACGCCGACAACGCCACCGTCGCGGCCTGCAGCTGCTTCGCCGCCGGGTTGCGGTTCTTCGACATCAGCAACGTCAATGCGGTGAAGGAGATCGCCTATTTCAAGGCGCCGGCGCAGGGAACGAAGTCGCTGCCTGGCTCGCAATACGCGATGACGATGCCCGCCACGTTCGTCAGGAACTACGACATGACGACGTCGAAGCCGAGCTTCCCCAAGGACCGCGGCATGACGAGCGGCGACGTCTGGACGACCGCTCATGACAACGGCCTCTTGATCGTCAAGCTGTCGTCGAATGCGACCGCCTCCAGCGGCGGCGGGTGCGCGAGCGCCGACGCTTCGGTCGGCGGCCTGCTCATCCTCGCGCTTGCTCAACTGTGGCGCCGGAGGCGGGCGCAGCCCTGAGCGGCGGGTACGGCCTGCGCACAAGGCCCGCACGGTTTAGCTTTCGCATCATGACGTGGAGCACCCGCCGTCTTCGCTGGGCTGCGACTTGCGGCGGCGCGGTGCTCGCATGCGTTGCGGCGGCTCCGCGACCGGCGCGCGCGAACGGGGCGTTTCCGGACGAATTCAGCGTCCATTTCCCCCCGGACACTCCGCACCGCATCCTCGTCGGCGCGAACTTCGGGCTCCTCGTCTCTGAAGATGACGGCGCCACCTGGCGATACAGCTGCGAGCCGTGGATCGTCGCCGGCTCGAACGCGGCGGTGAACCCGGAGTCTTCGGTGCTCTTCTACCAGGTGACCACCGATGGCGTCCTGCTGGCGGACGCCGTCAACATCACGCGATCGGCGGACCACGCCTGCACGTGGCCGACCACGACCCAGGGCCAGGTGATCACCGACATCTTCGCGGCACCGACCGACGCCGGCCTGGTGCTGGCGATCGTAGCCGTCGCGAATGGCAGTTACATCGTCGCGTCGCACGACGGCGGGAAGTCGTTCGATCCGGCGCACCTCTACGACACGGCCGACCTTCTCACCGGCGTCGAAATTGCGCGCTCCGATCCGGCTGTCATGTACGCGACCAGCGTCCAGACGTCCGGAAACGGCAGCGCCCTGCTGCAGAGTACCGACTCAGGACGCACGTGGACGCCGCACGATCTCCATACTGCATCGGGCACGCAGCCGCGGATCATGGCGGTCGATCCGGTCGACAAGGGCACCATCTATCTTCGGGAGCTGACCGGCGTCACGGACGCGATCGCCATTGCCACGAACGGCGGCGAGGACGTCCGGACGGTACTGGGCATCAACGGCTCGTTCACCTCGTTCGTGCGGGCCACCGACGGCGCACTCTACGCCGGGACTTCGGGCGGCCAGCTCCATGTGCGACCCGCGGGCGCGGCCGACTTCCTGCCGCCGCGGCCCGCTCCGCATTTGCGCTGCCTGGGGCAGCGCTTGGGCGAGGCGAAGCGGATCTACGCCTGTGGTGACTTCCTCAGGGACGGATACAGCCTCTTCTTCACCGACGACGGTGGCCAGACGTTCACGCCGGTGATGAAGTTCACCGATCTGCTGGGGCCGCTCACGTGCGGGCCGGTGACCACCAATTGCGCAGCGCACTGGGAGCGGATCAAGGGCGTGCTCGGGATCGGCGCGCCTGCCGACGCTGGTCAGAGTGGAGGCGGCGGGGGAGGCGGCGGCAGCTCCGGCGGCGGCTCGCACTGCGCGTCGCTCGGCGCGGATGCCCTGGCACTTCTCTTCTTGCTCGGCTTCGCGCTGCGAGCGACGAGAAGGAGCGCGAGCCAGCTCCATCCGGTGCGTGCCGAGCTGCACCCTGACGCCGGATCCGTGCGCAACTCGATCGACTGATTGCCGGAGACGTTCGGGTCCGTCCCCGCGAGCAGCTCCTGGATGTCGCTGACGCCGTCGCGGTCGCTGTCGGTGCCGTCGCGCATCATCGCGTCGAGCGCGACGGCGACGAGACCGACGTTTCCGCCTTCGAGCCCATGCGCGCGGGCCGATCGCGCAAAAGGCATCTCCGCGGTCCCGGGGCCCGTCTTTCCTTCCACATGGCAGAGGCCGCACGCCGGCGAGTAGAAGATGTTCAAGTGCTCCACGATCGCGGTCGGGTATTGCGGGCTGGCGCGGGCTGCGCCCGCGGCGACGACGGCGACGGCGAGGGGCAGCAGCTTGCGCATGTCAGAAGTAGAGATGGCCCTGGGCCATGTAAGCGAGCACCCCGTACCGGTTCGCGCCGACGACTTCGCTGCGGTTCACGAAATCGGCGCGGATGTCGAGATGAGGAGCGAAGAACCACGCCGCGCTCAGCCAGCCGCCGTACGAGATGCCCGCGCCCGCGACGTCGAGCGTCTCGCCCGTCGCGATCAGATGCACGCCCTGCCACGGCTCGTAGTCCGCCTGCACCATGCTGGCGAGGCCGTTCTGCGACGGCGCTCCGGAAAGACTCTGGATGACGTAATCCGCCTCCCCGAGGAGCGCCAGCTGCCTCCACGGCGACGCCCGCGCGAAGACGCCGTGCGCCTGGCGCGTATTGGCCACCCGCAGGAACAGGTCCTGCGCGGCGTGGGTGACGAGGCTGCTCACCCCGACGGCGAACCTCGTCAGGGGAGCGAGTTCCACATAACCGCTGTATCCGCGCTCGCGGTTGGCGTCCTTCTGGATCTGGAAGTTGCCGGCGATCCCCATCACCTCCGCGCGGATCAGCTCCGACGAGTACGACACCGCGACGCCGTGCTGCTGCGTATCGTTGATGTCCGTCCGCGTCGTTTGCCGGACGAACTGCGTGTGCTCAATGTTGCGGATGCCGAAGGGCACGTTGATGCGCCCGGCGCGCACCAGCAGCTCTCCCTCGCCGAACGCCCACCCGGCCCAGTGCTCGCGGGACACGATCTGGCCTGCGACCGCCGCAGGCGAGCCGGTGCTCGTGACGTAGCCCAGCGAGGCGCTGGCGCGGAAACCGGAAACCTGCACCGCGGCAGCGGCGTCGCCTTGCATGAGGATGAGATCGCCTGCGGTGGGGCCGTCGCCGATCTTCGTGCGCAGGCCCATGTAGCGCACCTCGCCGCCGCCCAGGAGCCAGTCCGGGGTGCGTACCGCGTTCCAGAGAAAGTTGGCAGCAGGCGATGCTTCTTCTTCTGGTTTTCCCGAGAAGCGCGATTGCAGCAGGATCTCGCCCTGGGCGCGACCATAGGGCGTGAGCACGCCGGAACCGGACGGATCGACGTGGCAGGTGGCGCACGTCGTGTAGCCGTGGCGGATCATCCAGGCATACGCGCGCGCCGGCCGCGGCAAGAGGACGGCAAGCGCCGTCCACAGGATGACGGGAGCGAGCCTCACGGCGCGTCCAGATGGAAGTCGGCGGAGACGTCGACCTCCGGCTTCACCTTGACGCCAAGATACACGGGCGCAGTCATGCCGTAGTCGCGCAGGTCCATGCGGAAGGTCGCCGTGACATCGTAGCCGCCGCGCTGCGCCACTTGAAAAGAGACTTCCATCGGGTGTGTCTGCCCGTGCACCGTCAACTCGGCGCGCGTGGTCCCGCTCGTGCTCGCCGTCGCCAGCGGCGCATTGGGCACGCGCAGCGTGGCGACGGGAAAGCGCTGCACCTCGAGCACCTCGTCGCGCATGTGCCGGTCGCGAAGCTCGATGCCGGTCTGCAGGGTCGCGAGCTGCACGGCGAACTCGAGGACGTCGCCATTTCGGGTCACCGACAACTGGGGCGTCTTGCCCTCGACGCGCATGCCGAGGCTGCCATGCGCGGTGAACACCACTTCCGGGCGGCTGATCTTTGGCTGCGCCGCGGCGACGACCAAGGCAGCTAACCACGCAGCGCGTCCTTGCATGGCCCATTCACATGCATTTTGCTGCGCGATCAGTCAATCCGGCCGACACGACCATTCTTCGAGGCGATCGCTTTGTTGCGATCACGTTGCATGACGCAACACGACTTGATCGTCTTATCGCGCTACGCAAACAGTGCCCGGCGCTCCTGTCTTCCTCTCGTCGCGAGCCCGCCGATGACAAGCACGACCGCTGCACGGTTGTTGACCGGACTGTCGCTGCTGTTCCCTGCCGCCGCCGCGATGGCATCCCTTCCCGTCGCGCATTGTCGCAAGGGCGACCGCGTGGAAACCGGCATCACGGGGTGGACTACTCCGGAGGAGATCGCCAGCGGCAAAGCAGCGCAGGGATTCAACTGCAACGTCGATATCGTCGGTCAGTACCAGGGTGAAGGCGCTAGCTGGCAACTGACCGCATGGAAGAACTGCGCATATTTCGACCAGCGCAGGACACCCGCGCCGACCAACCCGGGCACGGTCGCCGTCGACGTCACCGATGAGACGCGTCCTACACCGACAGCGTGGCTTGCCGAGAATGCGATGCTCGACCCTTGGGAGTCGCTGAAGGTGAATCCGCAGCGGCAGCTTCTGGCCGCCGCCGAAATGGGCCAGAACGGAATAGCCATCTATGACATCAGTGCGGACTGCAAGCACCCAGCGCTCAAGGCGGCAAAGCCCCTCACCGGCAATATCGGTCATACTGGCCAATGGGCGCCGGACGGAAAGACGTACTACGTCACGCCCCTGCGTCCGAGCCCCAGCGTCATCCCCGTCGACACGAGCGATCCGGCGGATCCGAAGATCATTCCCTGCGGCAAGGACACACCGGGATGCAACGACTCGGGTTTCTACGTCAATCCCAATCCCGGCACTTACAGCCAGGTCGTTCACGACCTCGAGTTCAGCAAGGACGGAAACACCGCGTACCTCGCTGGCACCAGTCCCAACGGATTGATCCTCCTGGACGTCAGCGACTTCCAGCAGCGAAGGCCCAATCCGGGCTTCCGCATCATCGGCAGCATCGCCTGGGCGGATGGCAGCCGAGGAGCGCAGAATGCGCTACCAGTCACCATCAAAGGCAAACCCTACATCCTCTTCACCGACGAGTCGGGCGCCCAGGCCAGTGGGTGTTCTGCGGGCCTTTCCCCGAACGGATTCCCGCGCCTGATCGACATCAGCGATCCAAAGAACCCCAAGACGGTGGCCAAGATCCAGCTTGACGTGCATGACCCCGCGTACTGCACGCAGGTCGGCAGCACGCCAGTCACGCCGACTGGACCGAGTTTCGGGTTTTCCTGCCACTACTGCAACGTCGATGACGCGGACAACGCGAAGATCGCCGCATGCAGTTGCTTTGCAGCCGGATGGCGGTTCTTCGACATCAGCGAGCCGACCTCTCCCAGGGAGATCGCGTACCTCAAGCCGGCCGCCCAAGGTACAAAGCTCCTTCCCGGTTCGCAGTACGCGACCCGAGCCCCGCCGCCATTCGTGAGGAATTACGATTGGGCCACGTCGAAGGCGAGCTTCCCGAAGGACCGCGGCATGACCTCCGGAAATATCTGGCTCACCAATCAGGACAACGGTTTCTTGGTGGTGAAGCTCGCCCCGGAGGCGACGGCCACCGGCGGAGGCGGCTGCGCCAGCGCGGGCGCCGGCCTCGCGGGCCTGATGGCGCTCGGCGCGGTGCAACTGTTGCGGCGGCGAAGGCGGCGCTCGAAGGGCTGACGCCGGCCACGGGACAACCAGGGAAGCTTGGCATCTGGGACAAAGGCAAGACGCTACTTCGCTGCTGCGGCGGTCGCCGCGCTCTGTTGCGGCCGCATGGCGTGGGCCAACGGCGCGTTCCCGGATGAGTTCAGCATCCATTTTCCGCCCGGCGCGCCCTCGCGCATCCTCATCGGTGCGAACTTCGGGCTGCTCGTCACGGAAGACGCCGGAGCGACCTGGCGCTACAGTTGTGAGCCGTGGGTGGTGCTCGGCTCGTCGGCGGCGCTCTCCGACGTGCCCGTGCTCTTCTACCAGGTCACTGCGGATGGAAGCGCGCTCCTCGCCGCCGGAACCGAGATCACGCGCTCCACCGACACGGCCTGCACCTGGCCGCCGTCCACGGGGTTGGGCGCCGGACCGGTGATCCTCGATATGTTTGCCTCGCCGACGGACGCCTCGCTGGTCTTCGCGGCCGTCGGTGTGGCGCCGCAAGGAGGTTACATCGTTGCCTCCCACGACGGCGGAAAGACGTTCGACGCCGCGCGTCTCTACGAGACCACCACGGACCTGCTCACGGGCATCGAAAGCTCCCGCTCGCAGCCCTCGACCGTCTACGCCACTTCGCTCTCGAGCTCCGGCACGGATGCGAAGCTGTTGCAGAGCACGAGCTCGGGAGCCGCGGGAACCTGGACGCCACACAGCATCCCGACCGCACCCGATACGCAGCCGCGGATCATGGCCGTCGATCCCGCAGACGCAAACACCGTGTATCTGCGCGTGCTGGGAGGGACGAGCGACGCCGTGGTCATCACCACCGACGGCGGGCGGACGTTCCAGGACCCGTTCACCATCCGCGGGCAGCTCACCTCCTTCCTGCGCGCCACCGACGGAACCTTGTACGCCGGTACCATCAACGGCGAGCTCTATGTGCGCAAGCCCGGCGCCAACGCCTTCGATGCGACGCCGCTTCCTGCTCCGCACTTGCGTTGTCTGGGACAACGCTTCGGCGAGCCGAAGAGGGTCTACGCCTGCGGCGACATGGTGGTCGACGGATACAGCCTCTACTTCAGTGATGACGGCGGGAAGACGTTCACGCCGGTGATGAAGTTCACGCAGCTCCAGGGTCCGCTCGCGTGTGCGCCGGTGCAGACGAACTGCGCTGCGCATTGGAACCGGATCCAGGGCGTGCTCGGAATCGGCTCGACCGTCGACGGAGGACAGACCGGTGGGGGCGGGGGCGGCTCCGGCGGTGGAGGTTCGCACTGCGCCAGCGCCGGAGTCGATCTCTGCTGCGTCGCGTCGTTGTTCGTGCTGCTCCTCCGACGTAAGTCGAGGTCGCGGAAACGGCCATCGTTGACGCGGGATCCGTCGCGCCACCGTTGGCGTGGACCTGCTTTGCATCGCGGCAGTGGCAACATTTCTCCTGCGGAGGGCCCGAACATGAAGCCGATTCGTTACTTGTGCGCCGCAGCCGCCGCCGCTGCTTGCAGCGGCGGCAGCGAAGGTCCGACCGGGGGACCCGTTTCGGGCGCGCAAGACGTGCATTGCCGGGAGTCCGACGGCGGCGTGAAGTTCCAGCACATCGCCGCGTCATGCGTTGCCACGGGGGCAGATGCCGGTACGATCGACTACGGCCCGACGATGTACAACGCCGAGGCGGACGACGACGACTGCAAGTACCACCTCAAGTTCACCAATACGGCGGTCCGCAGGAACGAGAACGTGAACTTCACCGTCACTGCGACAGTCAAGGAGACGGGCGCGGCGGCGACGAGTGCAAAGCTGCTCGCCGAGGTCTATCTCAACGACACGCACCCGGCCCCGAACACCAACCAGAAGACGAGCGAGCAGAGCGGTGGGAACTACGTCGTGGGACCGATCCAGTTCGACGCAGCCGGCCAGTGGACCGTGCGTTTCCCCCTGCGCGAGGACTGCTCCGACGAACCGCCCGACTCGCCGCACGGGCACGCCGCTTTCTTCATCAGCGTTCCATGACGAGGAATGGGCGCGCGTGAGGTTGAGAGCGATGTTCGTCGGAGTTGCGCTGATGGCGGCCTGTGGCGGGTCGGAGCCGGTGGATTGTCCGAACCTGAGCACGACCTGCCCGGACCCGAAGCCGAGCTATGCGTCCGACGTCCGTCCCATCATCAATGCCCGCTGCACGACCTGCCACTCCCCCGGCGGGCAGGAACCTTCGCGCGACTTCACCACGTATGGCGGAGTGTTTCAGCAACGTCAGGCCGTCTTGACGCAGGCCTATTCCTGCAGGATGCCTCCTGCTGGCAACGCGCAGCCGACCACGCAGGAGCGGCAAACGCTCGTCGCGTGGCTCGTCTGCGGCGCGCCCAACAATTGAAAGGAGCGAACCATGCAGCTTGACGCTCCGATCCGCGGTTCCATCGCACTCGCCGCCATCGCCATCTGTTTCTGTGCGTGCGGCGGCTCGAATGGCGGCAGCGCCGACAGCGGCGACGTCGTCAACTGCCAGAGCGATCCGCGCGTGCTCACGTATTCGCCGCCGGTCACCATCCAGTCGCAGGCGAAGACGATGAAGCTCACACTCAACCAGTCCGCGCCGGCGCCGCCCGCGCGCGGGACCGACACCTGGAACATCCACGTCACCGACGCGAACGGGACGGCGCTCTCGAATCTGACGCTGACCGCGAAGCCGTTCATGCCCGACCACGGCCACGGCCCGGCCGTCAGTCCTGCCGTCGCCAGCAATGGCGACGGAAACTACACGGTGACGAACCTATATTTCTTCATGGCCGGTGTCTGGCAGGTGACTTTCACCGCAAAGGAATCGACCGACAGCGCCGTCTTCATGTTCTGCGTTCCGGGATAGCAGAGGGAACCATGCGCCGCGCATCCATCCTTGCGCTCGCCATCGGGGCCGCTGGCTTCAGCGCGTGCCACGGTGGGGGATCGCAACAGGAGGGCACGCTCACCCGCGCGCAGCTGCTCGATCCGCAGTCGTGCGCCGGCTGCCATGCGGAGCAGTTCAACGACTGGGCGGGAAGCATGCACGCCTATTCGTCCCAGGACCCGGTGATGCGGGCGATGAACGCGCGCGGCCAGCGCGAGACCAACGGCCAGCTCGGCAAGTTCTGCGTCAACTGCCACGCGCCCGTGGCGGTCCGGGAGGGCGCCACGACGGACGGGCTCAACCTCGATCAGCTGCCGCCGCACCTCAAGGGCATCACCTGCTACTTCTGCCACTCCGTGGAGAGCGTAACGGGCCAGCGGACGTCCGCACGGCGCTGCGTACTCGCCGCTGCTCGATCGGAACCGGGCGGAATCGGGCACCATGTGCGGCGCCTGCCACGATATCGTCAACGGGCACGGGGCGGCCATCGAGCGCACCTTCAACGAGTGGAAGAGCTCCGCCTTCGTCCAGCCGACCATCGGGTCGACCTGCGGGGCGTGTCACATGCCGCAGAGCACCATGGACAAGCGGGTGGCGAACGTGCCCGGGGCTCCGCTGCGCCGGTCGCACTCGCATACGATGCCCGCGATCGACGTGGCTCTCACGCCCTTCCCCGATACCGACAGGCAGAAGGCGCAGGTGCAGGCGCTGCTCGACACCTCGCTGCAGACAGCGATCTGCGTGCAGCAGTTCGGGAATACCGGCCAGCTCAGCCTGATCGTCGATAACGTCGCCGCGGGTCACTCGTTCCCGAGCGGTTCGGAGCAGGACCGCCGCTCCTGGTTCGAGGTACACGCCTACCAGGGCTCGACGGAGATCTATAAGAGCGGCGTCGTGCCCGAGGAAACACCGTCGACCTCCGCTGCAGACGATCCGGATCGCTGGCTGCTGCGCGACTGCATGTTCGACGACAGCGGCAAGGAAGTGCACATGTTCTGGGAGGCGGCGAGCTTCGAAACCAACGGGCTTCCCGCCAAGCCTACCTTCGACATCAGCTCGCCGGACTTCTACCAGACGCACAAGCAGCGCTTCTTCCCGAAGGATGGATCGTTCATTCCGATGCCCGACCGGGTGACCTTGCAGGTGCACTTCGAGCCCGTGGGACTCGAGGTGGTCGATGATCTGGTCAAGAGCGGCGACCTCGATCCTTCCGTACGCAGCACGCTCAAGAACCTGACGGTGGGCGCGCCTCTGCAGTGGACGCC harbors:
- a CDS encoding YceI family protein; protein product: MQGRAAWLAALVVAAAQPKISRPEVVFTAHGSLGMRVEGKTPQLSVTRNGDVLEFAVQLATLQTGIELRDRHMRDEVLEVQRFPVATLRVPNAPLATASTSGTTRAELTVHGQTHPMEVSFQVAQRGGYDVTATFRMDLRDYGMTAPVYLGVKVKPEVDVSADFHLDAP
- a CDS encoding FixH family protein translates to MQLDAPIRGSIALAAIAICFCACGGSNGGSADSGDVVNCQSDPRVLTYSPPVTIQSQAKTMKLTLNQSAPAPPARGTDTWNIHVTDANGTALSNLTLTAKPFMPDHGHGPAVSPAVASNGDGNYTVTNLYFFMAGVWQVTFTAKESTDSAVFMFCVPG